The uncultured Desulfobulbus sp. genome window below encodes:
- a CDS encoding cold-shock protein, producing MAEGTVKWFNDSKRFGFIEQDGGKDVFVHHTAIQGHGFKSLEEGARVSFEVVDGDKGPSAQNVVKI from the coding sequence ATGGCAGAAGGAACTGTAAAATGGTTTAACGATTCAAAAAGATTTGGTTTTATCGAGCAAGACGGTGGCAAAGATGTGTTTGTACATCATACGGCCATTCAGGGGCACGGGTTCAAATCTCTTGAAGAAGGTGCTCGCGTCAGCTTTGAGGTGGTAGATGGCGACAAGGGCCCGTCGGCGCAGAATGTCGTGAAGATCTGA
- a CDS encoding helix-turn-helix transcriptional regulator gives MRTSLKDFKKKALQKPEVKSEYDRLSSAYELRKQLIKIRKDAGFTQEELAKLLNTKKSNISRLENVNSKISPKLSTIEDYARAVGYKIEINFIPQI, from the coding sequence ATGAGAACATCACTTAAAGATTTCAAAAAGAAAGCATTGCAAAAACCCGAAGTCAAAAGTGAATACGATCGCTTATCTTCCGCCTATGAGTTGAGGAAGCAGCTCATAAAAATTCGTAAAGATGCGGGTTTCACGCAGGAGGAACTGGCTAAACTTCTCAACACGAAAAAAAGTAATATTTCTCGGCTTGAGAATGTGAATTCCAAAATTTCTCCCAAACTCTCTACTATCGAGGACTATGCACGGGCAGTTGGTTATAAGATTGAAATTAATTTTATCCCACAAATATGA
- a CDS encoding cold-shock protein, producing the protein MSEGTVKWFNDSKGFGFIEQDGGKDVFVHHTAIQGHGFKSLEEGARVSFEVTDGPKGPSAQNVMKF; encoded by the coding sequence ATGTCTGAAGGAACTGTAAAATGGTTTAATGATTCAAAAGGATTTGGTTTTATCGAGCAAGACGGTGGCAAGGATGTGTTTGTGCATCATACTGCCATTCAGGGGCACGGGTTCAAATCTCTTGAAGAGGGAGCACGCGTAAGCTTCGAAGTGACCGATGGCCCCAAAGGACCGTCGGCGCAAAATGTCATGAAATTCTGA
- the purT gene encoding formate-dependent phosphoribosylglycinamide formyltransferase, whose protein sequence is MNLGNAAGKNATKLLLLGSGELGKEVALEAIRLGCRVIACDKYENAPAMQVAHECRVFDMLDATRLSEIVKEVQPDFIVPEVEAIATSMLLELEEEGFNVIPNARATVLTMNREGIRRLAAEELGVATSPYSFAQNFEEFKTAVSALGMPCVVKPIMSSSGRGQSVIKSEADIKKAWDHAQTEGRSGAGKVIVEAFVHFDYEITLLTIRHTGGTSFLDPIGHLQVDGDYRESWQPQPMTDQALAKARDIAKIVTDGIGGSGIFGVELFIQGDEVFFSEVSPRPHDTGMVTLISQNMSEFELHARALMGLPIPRIRQYGPSASAALVAEGHSSAISYCGMDEALAEPDTAYQIFGKPEIAGHRRLAVGLALGENIEDARAKARKVRDSIQVILG, encoded by the coding sequence ATGAATTTAGGAAACGCAGCAGGAAAGAATGCGACAAAATTGCTTTTATTGGGCTCCGGAGAACTGGGCAAAGAGGTCGCCCTGGAAGCAATCCGTCTGGGATGCCGGGTTATTGCCTGTGATAAATATGAAAATGCTCCAGCCATGCAGGTCGCCCATGAATGCAGAGTATTCGATATGCTCGATGCCACCCGTCTAAGTGAAATCGTCAAAGAAGTTCAACCTGACTTTATCGTACCCGAAGTGGAGGCCATTGCCACTTCTATGCTGCTGGAGCTGGAAGAAGAGGGATTCAATGTGATCCCCAATGCCCGTGCCACCGTTCTGACGATGAACCGGGAAGGAATCCGCAGACTGGCCGCCGAGGAACTGGGCGTCGCAACCTCTCCTTACTCTTTTGCCCAAAACTTTGAGGAATTCAAAACTGCGGTATCCGCCCTGGGGATGCCCTGCGTCGTCAAACCGATCATGAGCTCCTCTGGAAGGGGGCAGAGCGTGATCAAAAGCGAGGCCGATATCAAGAAGGCCTGGGATCATGCCCAAACTGAGGGACGTTCCGGGGCTGGAAAGGTGATTGTGGAAGCCTTTGTTCATTTCGATTACGAAATTACTCTGCTGACCATACGCCACACCGGAGGAACCTCTTTTCTGGATCCCATCGGACATCTGCAGGTGGACGGCGATTACCGTGAATCCTGGCAGCCACAGCCCATGACTGATCAGGCTCTGGCCAAAGCCCGAGATATCGCCAAAATCGTAACTGATGGTATTGGCGGTAGCGGGATATTCGGCGTGGAACTGTTTATTCAGGGCGATGAAGTATTTTTCAGCGAAGTTTCACCCCGTCCCCATGATACGGGAATGGTGACCTTGATCTCCCAGAATATGTCGGAATTCGAGTTACATGCCCGCGCCCTGATGGGGCTCCCTATCCCCCGGATCCGGCAGTACGGACCTTCGGCATCGGCGGCCCTGGTAGCGGAAGGCCATTCCAGCGCTATCAGCTACTGCGGCATGGATGAAGCTTTGGCTGAGCCCGATACCGCTTACCAGATTTTTGGAAAGCCAGAAATTGCCGGACACCGTCGTCTGGCTGTAGGGCTGGCCCTGGGAGAGAATATCGAAGACGCCCGTGCAAAAGCCCGCAAGGTCAGGGATTCAATACAGGTTATCCTGGGGTAA
- a CDS encoding response regulator yields MNQLTTLIIEGNEASRKQIKKALETTEEITTSIIEAESLAHSVGLIPHYDIDVVLLNCELPDSQGFNTLRTIIATLPEAAIIIIADSEDQNKLASLYLHYGAQDYLECRNVSCASLQRAIHYGVDRKRFLQEKNDLLCDLNDALDKISTLETYLPICCGCSKILGEDNRWHRLDEYHGKVFIKKSELQLCPVCTDDKHSEA; encoded by the coding sequence ATGAACCAACTGACCACTCTTATAATTGAAGGCAATGAAGCCAGCAGAAAACAGATAAAAAAGGCACTGGAGACAACGGAAGAGATAACGACCTCGATCATTGAAGCGGAATCTCTTGCGCATAGTGTTGGGCTTATTCCTCACTATGATATCGATGTGGTGCTTCTGAATTGCGAGCTCCCTGACTCCCAAGGTTTCAATACCCTGCGAACAATCATAGCCACTCTGCCGGAGGCAGCAATTATTATTATAGCCGATAGTGAGGATCAGAATAAACTGGCCTCGCTCTATCTCCACTATGGTGCTCAGGATTATCTTGAGTGTCGAAATGTTTCCTGCGCTTCCCTGCAAAGAGCTATTCACTATGGGGTTGACCGAAAACGTTTTCTGCAGGAAAAGAATGATCTTCTTTGCGATCTCAACGACGCTTTGGATAAAATCTCCACCCTGGAAACCTACTTACCTATTTGTTGCGGCTGTAGCAAGATCCTCGGTGAAGATAACAGGTGGCATAGATTAGATGAATATCACGGAAAAGTGTTCATTAAAAAATCAGAGCTCCAGCTGTGCCCTGTCTGTACAGATGACAAGCATTCTGAAGCTTAA
- a CDS encoding YeeE/YedE thiosulfate transporter family protein translates to MQKRPDRSPQSYWPWQPAAFALAGIIIFIFATFGPPASSSGFISTLKGIWMEIAPEYAAAKQHYQMIPGPGSWIFTFVLGMAIGGFIGGRTFPKPIVDVPGIWRQRFGPSRRKRYAATFVGGFLILFGSRLAGGCTLGLFISGSTQLAVSGIYFGVLIFGSAMLTARFVFRQKSTENKS, encoded by the coding sequence ATGCAAAAGAGACCAGATCGCTCTCCCCAATCATACTGGCCATGGCAACCCGCAGCCTTTGCCTTGGCCGGGATTATTATCTTTATCTTCGCTACATTCGGACCACCTGCCTCCTCCTCCGGGTTCATTTCAACCTTAAAGGGGATATGGATGGAAATCGCTCCAGAATATGCCGCAGCCAAACAGCACTACCAGATGATCCCGGGACCCGGGTCCTGGATCTTTACCTTTGTCCTCGGAATGGCTATCGGCGGCTTTATCGGCGGCCGGACATTCCCCAAGCCCATAGTTGATGTTCCCGGGATCTGGCGTCAGCGATTTGGCCCCTCCCGAAGAAAACGGTACGCAGCGACCTTTGTTGGTGGATTTCTCATACTTTTTGGCTCCCGCCTGGCAGGTGGCTGCACCCTTGGTCTGTTTATCTCCGGCTCCACCCAGCTGGCCGTCTCAGGAATTTATTTTGGTGTCCTTATTTTTGGCTCGGCAATGTTGACGGCCAGGTTTGTTTTTCGTCAAAAATCAACGGAGAATAAGTCATGA
- a CDS encoding type II toxin-antitoxin system RelE/ParE family toxin encodes MNWHVTFYNDKVEQATLSFPPGILANFLHLAEMIEEFGPALGLPYSKSLGDGLFEIRAKGKERKILFLYRKGKEVIILHSFIKKTQKTPKNELATARKRLKEVKS; translated from the coding sequence ATAAACTGGCACGTAACTTTTTACAACGACAAGGTCGAACAGGCCACGCTATCATTTCCTCCGGGGATTTTAGCCAACTTTCTTCACCTAGCTGAGATGATAGAGGAATTTGGTCCGGCACTTGGTTTGCCATATTCCAAGTCGCTAGGTGATGGGCTATTTGAGATACGAGCAAAAGGAAAGGAAAGGAAGATCCTTTTTCTGTACCGTAAGGGCAAAGAGGTCATTATCCTCCATTCGTTCATTAAAAAAACTCAAAAAACACCAAAAAATGAATTAGCAACCGCCAGGAAAAGATTAAAAGAGGTGAAATCATGA
- a CDS encoding rhodanese-like domain-containing protein, with amino-acid sequence MDNSHHLTRNLLIFTLLLLGLVWSLALAQVEQSTSRYPADNLLVSPDWLARQSDDQHLVIVDVRNDGVFDGRMIPGAIRLPWSKMRYNNTGINEGSLFVGAAQAQKILGEHGIGRTDTVVLYDSVQEDGGATASYLFLVLDYLGHERKMILEGGIDAWIQADHQLASRPRDLSPILYQAPMAEIKRRIMISGRDIYERLDDPHYQIVDVRSSDEYLGNKGTRDLQGNGLKLGHIPTAVNIPYSDVWKSKEEKLFKSYNELQELYRGLDPEKTIIVYCNSGRRSSFVFFTLQLMGFDKISSYEASWKQWGKPANFYPVTTRASDFIGNEKPDSHASAPDTKPHQPQSKDATSTKSGTTQDDQPTGGYVSCGG; translated from the coding sequence ATGGACAACAGTCATCACCTCACTCGAAACCTGCTGATATTCACTCTGCTGCTTCTAGGCCTGGTCTGGTCGCTCGCGCTTGCTCAAGTCGAGCAGTCAACATCCCGCTACCCTGCCGATAACCTGCTTGTAAGCCCAGACTGGCTTGCCCGCCAGAGCGATGATCAGCATCTGGTTATTGTGGATGTAAGAAATGACGGAGTATTTGACGGACGTATGATTCCTGGGGCCATTCGCTTGCCCTGGTCAAAAATGCGGTATAACAACACCGGCATCAATGAGGGGAGTTTGTTTGTCGGCGCAGCTCAGGCACAAAAAATTCTTGGCGAACATGGCATCGGTCGAACCGATACGGTGGTCTTGTATGATTCTGTGCAAGAAGACGGTGGGGCAACCGCCTCCTACCTCTTTCTCGTTCTCGATTACCTCGGGCATGAACGGAAAATGATTCTGGAAGGAGGGATCGATGCCTGGATTCAGGCTGATCATCAGCTTGCCTCCCGCCCTCGGGATTTGAGTCCGATTCTCTACCAGGCCCCCATGGCCGAAATCAAGCGTCGGATCATGATCTCTGGAAGAGACATCTACGAGCGGCTGGATGATCCGCATTATCAGATCGTCGATGTCCGTTCCAGCGATGAATACCTTGGCAACAAAGGCACTCGTGACCTCCAGGGCAACGGACTCAAACTTGGCCACATTCCCACAGCTGTCAACATTCCCTACTCCGATGTCTGGAAGAGCAAAGAAGAAAAACTCTTCAAATCCTACAACGAGCTCCAGGAACTCTATCGGGGACTCGATCCGGAAAAGACTATCATTGTCTACTGTAATTCAGGCAGACGAAGTTCCTTTGTCTTTTTTACCCTGCAGTTGATGGGGTTTGACAAAATCAGTTCCTACGAAGCGTCGTGGAAGCAGTGGGGAAAACCAGCTAATTTTTATCCGGTGACAACGAGGGCAAGTGACTTTATCGGGAATGAAAAACCGGACTCACACGCTTCAGCCCCAGACACAAAGCCCCATCAACCCCAATCCAAAGATGCCACCTCCACCAAGAGCGGCACAACACAGGATGATCAACCTACCGGTGGCTATGTATCATGCGGAGGATAA
- a CDS encoding YeeE/YedE thiosulfate transporter family protein produces the protein MTLLFIGLFSGIAFGFVIQRVGATDPDRMGRAHLMLDPDIPRFMLTAVILSAIGLFGLEAVGVGRTMILPLSLVATTIAALLFGVGWGLCGYCPGTTWAAVGEGRIDAIFALLGGMCGAALFAQMHEILIPLLYSPTNIGQLTLADLVGSPTIALLALIVVFSAAIWGIGRFWHEG, from the coding sequence ATGACACTGCTCTTCATCGGACTTTTTTCAGGTATCGCCTTTGGGTTCGTCATTCAACGGGTTGGAGCCACCGATCCAGACCGGATGGGGCGGGCACACCTCATGCTGGACCCGGACATTCCACGTTTTATGCTTACCGCCGTTATCCTGTCTGCGATTGGCCTTTTTGGCCTGGAAGCCGTTGGTGTCGGGCGAACAATGATCCTGCCACTCAGCCTTGTCGCCACAACGATTGCCGCGCTTCTCTTTGGTGTTGGCTGGGGCCTTTGCGGCTACTGCCCCGGCACAACCTGGGCAGCAGTGGGCGAAGGGAGGATCGATGCCATTTTCGCCCTGCTTGGGGGCATGTGCGGTGCAGCTCTGTTTGCACAGATGCACGAAATACTGATCCCCCTGCTCTACTCTCCGACCAATATTGGTCAGCTAACGCTTGCAGACCTGGTTGGCAGTCCAACAATCGCCCTCCTGGCTCTCATAGTTGTCTTTTCTGCTGCAATATGGGGAATTGGAAGGTTCTGGCATGAAGGCTAA
- a CDS encoding sigma-54 dependent transcriptional regulator produces the protein MLSILIIDEHPAIAASLKDLENKLDIVLFAAHSLSQGFTLGERKAVDVIFMRDVIAGVSSGDALNDFQQILPGAEILLYSDRGDEQQAENALNSGVWDYVVSPNLEQTLPDILRRVIRYCRNKKEDFETKEEALRQQLQHYGIIGSSSTMQNCLNLVAKLGQSDASVLINGETGTGKELFASAIHNISKRNGKKLVVVDCAALPTTLVESILFGHVRGSFTGAEKTQQGLIKKADGGTLFLDEVAEMPLEIQKKFLRVLQEMNFYQVGSTTPQKSDFRLIAATNKDLETMVAEGRFRKDLLFRLKTFQLELPPLRNRKTDITELVYHLRLLYCRKHKLKKKKLTTDYLAILNRYEWPGNVRELFQAVEFSLESAQQSEIIDTPHLPVNIRLAVTKKSMQEIAEHTDKCQDTELPDQLSAMPTMKEDRELAVEKQEKRYLQRLLQLSEGHIKKCCETSGLSRSRLYYLMKKHGLNKNSSLLTSTEK, from the coding sequence GTGCTTTCGATTCTCATAATTGATGAACATCCAGCTATTGCTGCGTCTCTCAAAGACCTGGAAAACAAGCTGGACATTGTGCTTTTTGCCGCTCATTCGCTTTCCCAAGGGTTTACACTGGGAGAGCGGAAAGCGGTTGATGTCATTTTCATGCGCGATGTCATCGCAGGCGTGTCTTCTGGCGACGCCCTCAACGACTTCCAGCAAATTCTTCCCGGAGCAGAAATACTACTCTACTCCGATAGGGGAGACGAACAGCAGGCGGAAAATGCCCTGAACAGTGGTGTCTGGGATTATGTTGTCTCTCCCAACCTTGAGCAAACCTTGCCCGATATCCTGCGTCGTGTCATCAGGTACTGCCGCAATAAAAAAGAAGATTTCGAAACCAAAGAAGAGGCGCTCCGGCAGCAACTCCAGCATTACGGCATTATCGGATCAAGTTCAACCATGCAAAACTGCTTAAATCTGGTTGCCAAACTGGGGCAATCGGATGCAAGTGTGCTCATCAACGGCGAAACCGGCACCGGCAAGGAGCTGTTTGCCTCAGCCATCCATAATATCAGCAAGCGAAATGGAAAAAAACTTGTCGTCGTCGACTGTGCAGCTCTGCCGACCACACTTGTTGAATCAATCCTTTTTGGGCATGTCCGAGGCTCTTTTACCGGAGCAGAAAAAACACAACAAGGTCTCATAAAAAAAGCAGATGGGGGGACACTCTTTCTGGATGAAGTTGCTGAGATGCCCCTGGAAATTCAAAAAAAATTTCTGCGGGTTCTGCAAGAGATGAACTTTTACCAGGTGGGCAGCACCACACCCCAGAAAAGTGATTTCAGGCTGATTGCAGCGACGAATAAGGATCTTGAAACCATGGTCGCAGAGGGACGCTTTCGCAAAGATCTTCTCTTTCGTCTCAAGACCTTTCAGCTGGAATTACCCCCCCTGCGTAATCGAAAAACTGATATAACAGAGTTAGTCTACCATTTACGGCTGCTTTATTGTCGCAAACATAAACTAAAAAAGAAAAAGCTAACCACAGATTACCTCGCCATCCTCAATAGATACGAATGGCCAGGCAATGTACGAGAACTGTTTCAGGCTGTTGAATTTTCACTTGAGAGCGCCCAGCAAAGTGAAATTATCGACACCCCGCACCTCCCCGTCAATATCCGTCTGGCAGTGACCAAGAAGTCCATGCAGGAGATCGCAGAGCACACGGATAAATGCCAAGACACAGAGCTTCCGGACCAGCTCTCGGCAATGCCAACTATGAAGGAGGACCGGGAACTGGCTGTGGAAAAGCAGGAAAAACGGTATCTACAGCGGTTGTTGCAGCTTTCTGAGGGTCATATCAAGAAATGTTGTGAAACATCCGGCCTTTCACGCTCACGGCTTTATTATTTGATGAAAAAACATGGCTTGAACAAAAACTCTTCTCTATTGACTTCAACAGAAAAATAA
- a CDS encoding SDR family NAD(P)-dependent oxidoreductase — MKRVLVTGSNRGIGAEFVRQYLETGWRVYATCRRPAEANALHQLAKLHTRLSVHRLDITNAEDLNAITQQFAGAPLDLLINSSSVFFDTEKTRLEHIDYEHWLRTFEVNTLGTMRVIEAVLDSLKAGENGINLIVVLSHLPGSNVHLDTSSGLYYNSSKAAMNSAMQDITSDLERLKIGLVTLYPGLVISRGNATGTISTKQSVLGMRQVIDNYSPPKHNGRFFTYEGTEILHF; from the coding sequence GTGAAAAGAGTCCTTGTTACAGGCAGTAATCGAGGGATCGGAGCAGAGTTTGTCCGACAGTACCTGGAGACGGGATGGCGGGTCTATGCAACCTGTCGTCGTCCGGCGGAGGCCAATGCTCTGCATCAGCTGGCCAAGCTTCATACCAGACTGTCGGTGCATCGACTCGATATAACAAATGCAGAGGATCTGAATGCTATCACGCAGCAGTTCGCCGGCGCGCCCCTTGATCTATTAATCAACAGCAGTTCTGTATTTTTTGATACCGAAAAAACAAGATTGGAGCACATTGACTATGAGCACTGGCTTCGCACCTTTGAAGTCAATACATTAGGAACCATGCGGGTGATAGAGGCGGTGCTTGATAGTTTGAAAGCAGGAGAAAACGGCATAAACCTGATTGTCGTTCTCTCCCATCTTCCCGGCAGCAATGTGCATTTGGACACGTCATCGGGCCTGTATTACAATTCCAGTAAAGCCGCAATGAACTCCGCCATGCAAGACATCACCTCTGACCTGGAGCGGCTAAAAATTGGTCTTGTAACACTGTACCCCGGCCTGGTAATAAGTCGAGGCAACGCAACGGGCACCATCTCTACAAAGCAAAGTGTCCTTGGCATGCGCCAGGTGATAGACAACTACTCACCGCCTAAGCACAATGGCCGTTTTTTCACCTATGAAGGAACGGAAATTCTTCATTTCTAG
- a CDS encoding desulfoferrodoxin translates to MPERNQIYKCEACGNIVEVLHGGEGDLVCCGDNMVLMAENTQDEGKEKHVPVAEAAPEGILVKVGANPHPMEEKHFIEWIEIIDGESSQRQFLKPGQSPEAIFGCAKEGVTMREYCNIHGLWKG, encoded by the coding sequence ATGCCAGAAAGAAACCAGATTTACAAATGTGAAGCATGCGGAAACATCGTCGAAGTACTCCACGGTGGAGAAGGAGATCTTGTATGCTGTGGTGACAACATGGTGCTCATGGCCGAAAACACCCAGGATGAAGGCAAAGAGAAACATGTCCCTGTCGCGGAGGCCGCCCCTGAGGGCATCCTGGTAAAAGTTGGCGCCAATCCACACCCTATGGAAGAAAAACATTTTATTGAGTGGATTGAAATTATTGACGGTGAAAGCTCGCAGAGGCAATTTCTCAAACCGGGCCAATCGCCTGAGGCAATTTTTGGCTGCGCCAAAGAAGGTGTCACCATGCGGGAGTACTGTAATATTCATGGATTGTGGAAAGGCTGA